One Paenibacillus sp. FSL H7-0737 DNA segment encodes these proteins:
- a CDS encoding ABC transporter permease — translation MQAKLAADAIPLTKKRNSWIRTIKKYKVMYALLFPALLYFAVFKYVPMAGIIIAFKNYNLALGLWDSPWVGFRNFTDFMNGVYFWDIMRNTIIISLYKLLFGFSAPIILALLLNEVYTQWFKKIVQTITYLPHFLSWVIVYGMMVALLAPGDGLFNMILKEAGVEPISFLTEPAWGRLLIILSEIWKDIGWGAILYLAALAGIDPSLYEAARIDGASKWRQLWHVTLPGIRGVMILMLILKLSHILDAGFDQIFMFANSFNQEKIDIIDTWVYREGLERLKIGLATAVGLFKAVIGFVLVLAANKLAKKFDGQIW, via the coding sequence TCTTGTTCCCGGCATTACTTTACTTTGCCGTATTCAAATACGTTCCTATGGCGGGAATCATTATTGCTTTTAAAAACTATAACCTAGCATTGGGACTATGGGATAGTCCATGGGTGGGATTTAGAAATTTTACAGATTTTATGAACGGCGTTTATTTCTGGGACATCATGAGAAATACGATAATCATATCGCTGTATAAGCTATTGTTCGGTTTCTCAGCTCCTATCATACTTGCTTTGCTGCTCAATGAAGTTTATACCCAATGGTTTAAGAAAATCGTACAAACGATCACTTATTTACCCCACTTTCTATCATGGGTCATTGTTTATGGAATGATGGTGGCATTATTAGCCCCAGGGGATGGTCTTTTTAACATGATTTTGAAGGAAGCTGGAGTTGAACCCATCTCATTCCTAACGGAACCTGCCTGGGGCAGACTGCTGATCATCTTATCTGAAATATGGAAGGATATTGGATGGGGAGCGATATTGTACCTTGCAGCATTAGCAGGAATCGATCCAAGCTTATATGAAGCGGCTAGAATTGATGGCGCTTCCAAATGGAGACAGCTATGGCATGTAACACTTCCCGGCATTCGAGGCGTGATGATTCTGATGCTGATCCTTAAATTAAGCCATATTCTGGATGCTGGTTTTGACCAAATATTCATGTTTGCCAACAGCTTTAATCAGGAGAAGATCGACATTATCGACACATGGGTATACCGTGAAGGGCTCGAGCGACTTAAGATTGGCTTGGCAACTGCTGTGGGATTGTTTAAAGCGGTCATCGGATTTGTTTTAGTGTTGGCAGCGAATAAGCTCGCCAAAAAATTCGATGGGCAAATTTGGTGA
- a CDS encoding carbohydrate ABC transporter permease has protein sequence MINLTIGEKVWQAVVYFILILLALLCLLPFLYVVAVSVTPESEVLRRGIVIIPESFTFLAYKEVFISHGIGQAYKITLFRTIVGTALNVFFTVIAAYPLSKKYLPGRSPFLLFIVFTMMFGGGLIPTYLLVRSLGLLNSPWVLIIPNLISAFNLVIIKGFFEQLPAEIEESARVDGASELQSLWRIILPLSLPVLSTISLFYAVGHWNSYFDAIVYINDSNLMPLQVILRNILLNVATQSADSLANTGAVSTFAIQMAAVVVTTVPILIVYPFMQKHFTKGVLLGSVKG, from the coding sequence ATGATCAATTTGACAATCGGAGAGAAAGTCTGGCAAGCCGTCGTTTATTTTATTCTTATTTTGCTAGCTCTACTTTGCTTACTACCCTTTCTATATGTAGTTGCTGTTTCAGTGACGCCAGAATCGGAAGTGTTAAGAAGAGGAATTGTTATTATACCAGAATCCTTTACCTTTCTAGCCTATAAAGAAGTATTCATTTCTCATGGTATCGGGCAGGCGTATAAAATTACATTGTTTCGAACGATAGTAGGCACTGCTCTTAATGTGTTCTTTACGGTAATAGCGGCATATCCGTTATCCAAAAAATATTTGCCGGGTCGAAGCCCATTTTTACTATTCATTGTCTTCACCATGATGTTTGGGGGAGGATTAATTCCGACTTATTTACTAGTCCGCTCTCTGGGATTGCTAAACAGTCCGTGGGTATTGATTATTCCAAATCTCATTAGTGCATTTAATCTGGTGATCATTAAAGGCTTTTTCGAGCAATTGCCTGCTGAAATCGAGGAATCGGCGAGGGTAGACGGTGCAAGTGAGCTTCAGTCGTTATGGCGGATCATTTTACCCTTGTCCTTGCCCGTCCTTTCCACAATTTCCTTATTTTACGCAGTCGGGCATTGGAATAGTTATTTCGACGCTATTGTTTATATCAATGATTCCAACTTAATGCCGCTTCAAGTGATCTTGCGCAACATCCTGCTTAACGTCGCAACACAAAGTGCTGATTCGCTTGCCAATACCGGAGCTGTTAGTACGTTCGCTATACAAATGGCAGCAGTTGTCGTGACTACAGTTCCGATTTTGATCGTTTACCCATTTATGCAAAAGCATTTTACCAAAGGTGTACTCTTGGGATCTGTTAAAGGTTAA
- a CDS encoding extracellular solute-binding protein codes for MQRKAITFAILTAMVGVGTVLSGCGDKKEVTSSATGNSQGQSSPFEKKLKISMFNQGTFNAAAPIPPREEDIQRQMLEKAVNIDLEMMIPQSGQATTKLNTLIAGGDIPDLIFLKSRADLAQYYDQGVLADLTPYLDQFPELQKRFSNDSWEAMSYQGKTIGVPGYDNVNGISRSFFIRNDWLKKLNMEVPTTPDELFQVMKAFTEKDPDGNGKNDTYGFIGGMNKEGNLQTYGFDSLMWMFGVNPPSAIDVKDNEPVFLYTDPKMKEALTYINKMMEAKVVDPDWVTMNTPDLLDQKLFKGKVGFMIRDARRLEPDYQQKMKEISGEVPEWIVIPPMIGPYGDQIVERKSFQGNSWAISKKADKDKIIRILSMLNYLFTDKEAYPNFAYGIKGIHWDLVDGKIKNKTSELSKEMKEKYLWVDHYRMPRRGDDAEYFSFQNPKTAEAFENNQKYVAPTLPGNLLTEDPNDTLAADRQRFINESLVKFMTGKDPLSNWENFLNTLDTKFDMQKYKDTVIKQFKEAGLIK; via the coding sequence ATGCAACGTAAAGCGATTACATTTGCTATTCTGACAGCAATGGTCGGTGTGGGAACGGTATTGTCAGGTTGTGGGGACAAAAAAGAGGTTACATCGTCAGCTACGGGTAATTCACAAGGCCAGTCTAGTCCCTTTGAAAAAAAATTGAAAATTTCGATGTTTAACCAAGGCACTTTCAATGCTGCTGCTCCGATTCCTCCCCGTGAAGAAGATATCCAACGCCAAATGTTGGAGAAAGCAGTAAATATCGACTTGGAAATGATGATTCCTCAATCAGGTCAAGCAACGACTAAATTAAATACGCTCATTGCTGGAGGAGATATTCCAGATTTGATTTTCTTGAAAAGCCGGGCTGATCTCGCGCAATATTATGACCAAGGCGTTCTTGCGGATTTGACACCGTATCTGGATCAATTTCCTGAATTACAGAAACGTTTTAGCAACGACTCCTGGGAGGCGATGTCCTATCAAGGAAAAACCATTGGGGTTCCAGGTTATGATAATGTAAATGGTATCAGTCGAAGTTTCTTCATTCGCAATGATTGGCTGAAAAAGTTGAATATGGAAGTGCCAACGACACCTGACGAGTTATTCCAAGTTATGAAAGCCTTTACAGAGAAAGACCCGGACGGTAATGGCAAAAACGATACTTACGGATTCATAGGCGGCATGAATAAAGAAGGGAATCTGCAAACCTACGGCTTCGATAGTTTAATGTGGATGTTTGGCGTCAATCCTCCATCAGCCATTGATGTGAAAGACAATGAACCGGTGTTCCTGTATACCGACCCAAAAATGAAAGAGGCGCTCACTTATATCAATAAAATGATGGAAGCCAAAGTTGTAGATCCAGACTGGGTGACGATGAATACTCCCGATTTGTTGGACCAAAAGTTATTTAAGGGTAAAGTTGGCTTCATGATAAGAGATGCACGCAGGCTGGAACCGGATTATCAGCAGAAAATGAAAGAAATCAGTGGAGAGGTACCGGAATGGATCGTCATTCCTCCAATGATAGGTCCTTATGGCGATCAAATTGTAGAGAGAAAATCGTTCCAAGGCAATTCATGGGCCATATCCAAAAAAGCGGATAAGGACAAAATCATTCGGATCTTGTCCATGCTGAATTATCTCTTTACGGACAAAGAAGCATATCCGAATTTTGCATACGGAATTAAAGGAATTCATTGGGATTTAGTGGACGGCAAGATCAAGAATAAAACCTCCGAATTATCAAAGGAAATGAAAGAAAAGTACCTATGGGTTGACCATTATAGAATGCCGCGTCGTGGTGATGATGCTGAGTACTTCAGCTTCCAGAATCCTAAGACGGCAGAAGCTTTTGAGAACAATCAGAAATACGTGGCGCCTACTTTGCCCGGGAATTTATTGACTGAAGACCCGAACGATACATTGGCAGCTGACCGCCAACGTTTCATTAATGAAAGTTTGGTCAAATTTATGACCGGAAAAGATCCTCTTTCTAACTGGGAGAATTTCCTCAATACGTTGGATACCAAGTTTGACATGCAGAAATATAAGGACACAGTAATCAAGCAATTTAAAGAAGCGGGCTTAATTAAGTAA